The following are from one region of the Paenibacillus protaetiae genome:
- a CDS encoding S-layer homology domain-containing protein yields MLRKKWIISTVAASLAASAFAGIPLSSKGLAEKAGFASVAFASAASVTTDTQLDDLFAELQTYYEALKSVEGGIQAAVAARADLVAILNENPAILAPVTDKLNLTPADKAVFRALFEDAASVDLSSIEAADWQGYLDRLQDKYGGFLNGLDSSINDLTVSDVVQVVLALQANVFDLIGDLDIESADDLLDLSDSQKDALKTAVSDAVNSNAKVKAVFTHYEIGYSDVAQVGQNLRDNLNFSTLRNVRNALNAFIAAYNKVNGDDDGDGEIIIGGGGGDLGGIELPKSVTAFESEMEGLAAKLAAASPAEKAALLAEAVKKAQAIVDSLSNVNAAKYVSINNGQAVLKLDDEAIGSILAGLGKVNEVLKSLGVTGAELPKLSLKLDLGSGLPNSVAANLSDDLVKAAIANGVTEVQVVENGLKASLPLGGELNGAISFGVQTHQADPAVTGGLQSASGVYDFTLAVNGKPVTSFSTPIVVSIPLGSLDGLDQELLSVAKIVDGKLLFQGGRVQGHSIVEARDTFSSYVVVENKVTFSDIASVEAWAGRAIQVIAAKGAIEGKSEGVFAPKDQITRAEFAKMLIRAFDLENGAAKENFNDVNSGDWFASYVAAAAKLGIINGRTATEFAPNATITRAEMATMIARTLKAVQGSAAAVNTDNVLAQFADASSISSALKDGVAYAASQGIVEGSGGKFRPKDSATRAEAAAMIYRAYTSAE; encoded by the coding sequence ATGCTGAGAAAAAAATGGATTATTTCAACGGTTGCTGCTAGCCTTGCTGCAAGCGCATTTGCCGGTATCCCGTTAAGCAGCAAAGGGCTGGCGGAGAAAGCGGGTTTTGCTTCTGTCGCCTTTGCATCTGCTGCATCTGTAACGACTGACACGCAGCTGGATGATTTGTTTGCGGAACTGCAAACATACTATGAAGCTTTGAAAAGCGTAGAAGGCGGCATTCAAGCTGCAGTTGCTGCCCGCGCGGATCTTGTTGCGATCTTGAATGAGAATCCTGCCATTCTGGCTCCGGTTACGGATAAGCTGAATCTGACACCGGCAGACAAAGCCGTATTCAGAGCGTTGTTTGAAGACGCTGCATCGGTAGACCTTTCTTCGATTGAAGCAGCAGACTGGCAGGGCTATCTGGACAGGCTGCAGGACAAATACGGCGGCTTCCTGAACGGATTGGACAGTTCCATTAACGATTTGACGGTGTCTGATGTTGTTCAGGTTGTACTGGCATTGCAGGCTAACGTATTTGATCTGATTGGCGATCTGGATATTGAAAGTGCAGATGACCTGCTGGATTTGTCGGACAGTCAGAAGGATGCTTTGAAAACAGCTGTTTCGGATGCGGTTAACTCCAATGCAAAGGTTAAGGCTGTTTTTACGCATTATGAAATCGGCTATTCCGATGTAGCTCAGGTGGGACAAAACCTTCGGGATAACCTCAACTTCAGTACGCTACGCAATGTAAGAAACGCGCTCAACGCATTCATTGCCGCTTACAACAAGGTGAACGGCGATGATGATGGCGACGGTGAAATTATTATCGGCGGCGGAGGCGGTGACCTCGGCGGCATTGAATTGCCGAAGTCTGTAACGGCCTTTGAGAGCGAGATGGAAGGTTTGGCTGCCAAACTGGCAGCTGCTTCTCCAGCGGAGAAAGCTGCTCTGCTTGCTGAAGCCGTGAAGAAAGCTCAGGCTATCGTAGACAGCTTGTCCAATGTCAATGCTGCAAAATACGTATCCATTAACAACGGTCAAGCTGTGCTGAAACTGGATGATGAAGCGATCGGGTCCATACTGGCCGGTCTCGGCAAAGTAAACGAAGTGCTGAAATCGCTGGGCGTAACCGGCGCAGAGCTGCCTAAGCTGTCGCTGAAGCTGGATTTGGGCAGCGGTCTGCCGAATTCGGTTGCTGCGAACTTGTCGGATGATCTGGTAAAAGCTGCGATTGCGAACGGAGTAACGGAAGTACAGGTTGTGGAAAATGGCCTGAAGGCATCACTTCCGCTCGGCGGCGAACTTAACGGGGCGATTTCGTTTGGCGTTCAGACGCATCAAGCTGATCCGGCCGTAACTGGGGGTCTTCAATCGGCTTCCGGTGTCTATGATTTTACTTTGGCCGTTAACGGCAAGCCGGTAACATCGTTCAGCACGCCGATTGTGGTCAGCATTCCGCTAGGCTCGCTTGACGGCCTGGATCAGGAACTGCTGTCTGTCGCCAAAATTGTTGACGGCAAGCTGCTATTCCAAGGCGGACGTGTACAAGGCCATTCCATCGTAGAAGCACGCGACACCTTCTCCTCGTATGTCGTCGTTGAGAATAAAGTAACATTCAGCGATATTGCCAGTGTGGAAGCTTGGGCAGGACGCGCGATTCAAGTGATTGCCGCCAAGGGAGCAATTGAAGGCAAATCCGAAGGCGTATTTGCGCCAAAAGATCAAATAACCCGTGCTGAATTCGCTAAAATGCTTATTCGCGCGTTTGACCTGGAGAATGGTGCTGCTAAGGAAAACTTCAACGATGTGAACAGCGGCGACTGGTTTGCGTCTTATGTAGCTGCAGCGGCTAAGCTTGGCATCATTAATGGCCGCACGGCAACGGAATTTGCGCCTAATGCAACCATTACGCGTGCAGAAATGGCTACAATGATCGCCCGTACGCTGAAAGCCGTTCAAGGCTCGGCAGCGGCTGTTAACACGGACAATGTACTGGCTCAGTTTGCGGATGCTTCGTCCATCAGCTCGGCTTTGAAAGACGGTGTTGCTTATGCGGCAAGCCAAGGCATTGTCGAAGGCAGCGGCGGCAAGTTCCGCCCGAAGGACAGCGCAACCCGTGCTGAAGCGGCTGCAATGATCTACCGTGCTTACACAAGCGCCGAGTAA
- a CDS encoding YveK family protein yields the protein MSNELELKDYFLIIRKRLALIIAIVVCITAITAVYSIFFKDPIYEASTKIIVNRTSAQAATQDLDINEINSNIKIIDTYKEIIKTPAILDKVAAQHPELGLSAKQLAGKIKVSSVNNTQVMTVVVTDVSYPVAARAVNAVSEVFQQEIPHVFNVENVSILNKADVEDDPSPVSPNVPLNIVIGFVVSLMLAVGISFLLEYMDDTIKTEADVQRYLGQPTLALIAKVNPNELSSKNAGLSKNKNQQAGEWNSVTIGK from the coding sequence ATGTCTAATGAACTAGAGCTTAAGGATTACTTTCTCATTATCCGTAAGCGGTTAGCGTTAATTATCGCCATCGTCGTTTGTATAACGGCAATTACGGCAGTGTACAGTATTTTTTTCAAGGATCCGATCTATGAAGCTTCCACCAAAATCATCGTCAATCGAACCAGTGCGCAGGCAGCTACGCAAGATCTTGATATTAATGAGATCAACAGCAATATCAAGATCATTGATACGTACAAGGAGATTATTAAGACGCCGGCGATTCTGGATAAAGTCGCTGCACAGCATCCGGAACTGGGGCTAAGCGCCAAGCAGCTGGCCGGCAAAATCAAAGTCAGCTCGGTGAACAATACACAGGTCATGACTGTGGTCGTGACGGATGTGTCATATCCGGTTGCGGCTCGGGCAGTGAATGCCGTATCGGAAGTGTTCCAGCAGGAAATTCCGCACGTGTTTAACGTGGAGAACGTTTCGATTCTTAACAAAGCCGATGTGGAGGATGATCCTTCTCCTGTATCGCCGAATGTGCCGCTTAATATCGTGATCGGTTTTGTTGTTTCGCTTATGCTCGCTGTGGGTATCAGCTTTCTGCTCGAGTATATGGACGACACGATTAAGACGGAAGCGGATGTGCAGCGTTACCTTGGCCAGCCGACGCTTGCACTTATAGCTAAAGTGAATCCAAACGAACTCAGCAGCAAAAATGCGGGCTTGTCCAAAAACAAAAACCAACAAGCAGGGGAGTGGAATAGTGTCACGATCGGTAAATAA
- a CDS encoding CpsD/CapB family tyrosine-protein kinase — protein sequence MSRSVNKRQLITVTNSRSPVSETYRVLRTNVNFAAIDQKLQVIMVTSAGPGEGKSTTIANLAVTYSQSEKKVLLIDGDMRKPTAHHTFQVSNQVGLSSLISGQCEIEQAIQPSGIPNLDVITSGPIPPNPSEMMASYKMASVLDHLRTVYDMILIDTPPLLAVTDAQVAAAKCDGVILVVDQGKVKRDIAAKAVKNLEHVNARILGVVLNNVKRKASEQAYYYYYGHEG from the coding sequence GTGTCACGATCGGTAAATAAACGGCAGCTGATTACGGTAACCAACTCGCGGTCGCCCGTATCGGAAACCTACCGTGTTTTGCGTACAAACGTTAATTTTGCGGCGATCGACCAGAAGCTGCAGGTCATTATGGTTACTTCCGCCGGCCCTGGGGAAGGCAAATCCACTACCATTGCCAATCTGGCTGTCACCTACAGTCAGTCGGAGAAAAAAGTGCTCCTTATCGACGGCGACATGAGGAAGCCAACGGCGCACCATACGTTTCAAGTATCCAACCAGGTCGGGTTGTCCTCATTAATAAGCGGACAATGTGAGATCGAGCAGGCCATTCAGCCATCGGGTATCCCGAATTTGGATGTCATCACATCCGGGCCGATTCCGCCTAACCCGTCCGAGATGATGGCTTCTTACAAAATGGCCAGTGTACTGGATCATTTGCGGACGGTCTATGACATGATTTTGATTGACACGCCGCCGCTGCTTGCCGTAACAGATGCGCAGGTCGCCGCAGCAAAATGCGACGGTGTCATTCTCGTTGTGGATCAAGGCAAGGTGAAACGTGATATTGCGGCTAAAGCCGTCAAAAATCTGGAGCATGTGAATGCACGCATATTGGGCGTCGTTCTGAATAATGTCAAACGGAAAGCAAGCGAACAAGCCTACTACTATTATTACGGACACGAGGGTTAA
- a CDS encoding polysaccharide biosynthesis protein: protein MYRRRAQSLFITDILIIWFSIVSSYFFRFHAGIPSDYKVQMFVYAVAMTVLCTCTFVYYRMYRRMWEYASIGEIVTLLKAVVAGSVLAFGAAWMIDAGRYVPLSIAARTIETMLLLMGGVRFAWRLIRIRLVDKRSTKNNVLIIGAGDCGALIAKEMMTPSFSGNRIVGFIDDDEYKQGMRVVGLPVFGTRSSIAEIVKAKDIHDIIIAMPSAPKAEISAIINICKLTNAKIKMIPAIHDFIKGRLSVKALRDVNVEDLLGRDPVMTDLVGIAEYVTDKIVLVTGAGGSIGSELCRQISSFQPRKLCLLGHGENSIYTIEMELRKKFPELVLETIIADIQDRSRLDHMFRVFKPEVVFHAAAHKHVPLMERNPAEAIKNNVFGTKNVADCADKYGAERFVMISSDKAVNPTSVMGATKRVAEMYIQSLNFVSKTKFVAVRFGNVLGSRGSVVPRFQEQIMNGGPVTVTHPDMIRYFMTIPEAVQLVIQAGSFANGGEIFILDMGKPVKILTLAEDLIRLSGYEPYADIPIEFTGIREGEKLFEELLTNEENITATQHNRIFIGKPISIDRSELDLELKRLEKVIGETPMLVKEVIQKVVPFHKQQISKTG from the coding sequence ATGTACCGCAGGAGGGCGCAGTCGTTATTTATTACGGATATTTTAATCATTTGGTTCAGCATCGTTAGCTCGTATTTTTTTAGATTTCATGCTGGCATTCCTTCTGATTACAAAGTCCAGATGTTTGTTTATGCTGTTGCCATGACCGTATTATGCACATGTACATTTGTTTATTATCGCATGTACCGGCGCATGTGGGAGTACGCCAGTATTGGAGAAATTGTAACATTGCTGAAAGCGGTTGTAGCAGGAAGCGTATTGGCTTTTGGAGCAGCATGGATGATAGATGCTGGACGCTATGTGCCGCTCTCTATTGCTGCTCGTACGATTGAGACTATGCTTTTGCTGATGGGGGGAGTCCGATTCGCTTGGCGCCTTATCCGTATTCGTCTGGTAGATAAACGGAGCACTAAAAACAATGTACTTATTATCGGGGCAGGCGATTGCGGAGCGCTTATTGCCAAAGAGATGATGACGCCAAGTTTTTCGGGCAACCGGATTGTTGGTTTCATTGATGACGACGAGTACAAGCAAGGTATGCGAGTTGTAGGGCTTCCGGTATTCGGAACGCGCTCATCCATTGCGGAAATAGTTAAAGCCAAAGATATTCACGACATTATTATCGCCATGCCTTCGGCTCCAAAAGCTGAAATATCCGCCATCATTAACATTTGCAAACTGACGAATGCCAAAATCAAAATGATTCCGGCTATTCATGACTTTATTAAAGGACGCTTATCGGTAAAAGCACTTCGCGATGTTAATGTGGAAGATCTGCTTGGCCGCGATCCCGTTATGACTGACTTGGTAGGAATTGCAGAATATGTGACAGATAAAATAGTTTTAGTAACGGGAGCGGGCGGTTCTATAGGCTCGGAGCTGTGCCGTCAGATTTCATCATTTCAGCCTCGTAAATTATGCTTGCTTGGTCATGGGGAGAACAGCATCTATACCATTGAAATGGAACTTCGCAAAAAGTTTCCCGAGCTTGTGCTCGAAACCATCATTGCAGATATTCAGGACCGGAGTCGATTGGACCATATGTTCCGTGTTTTCAAGCCGGAAGTTGTATTTCATGCGGCAGCGCATAAACATGTCCCGCTTATGGAGCGAAACCCGGCGGAAGCGATTAAAAACAACGTCTTTGGAACCAAAAATGTAGCGGATTGCGCAGATAAATACGGAGCAGAACGATTCGTTATGATCTCATCAGATAAAGCGGTTAATCCGACCAGCGTGATGGGTGCAACAAAGCGGGTGGCAGAGATGTATATCCAAAGCTTGAATTTTGTAAGCAAAACGAAGTTTGTTGCGGTTCGGTTTGGCAATGTGCTGGGCAGCAGAGGCAGCGTAGTTCCTCGCTTCCAAGAGCAAATCATGAACGGCGGGCCGGTAACCGTCACGCACCCGGATATGATTCGTTATTTTATGACCATTCCGGAAGCCGTACAGCTTGTAATCCAGGCAGGTTCTTTTGCAAACGGCGGTGAGATCTTTATTCTCGATATGGGTAAACCGGTTAAAATTTTGACTTTGGCGGAAGATTTAATCCGATTGTCCGGTTATGAGCCGTATGCCGATATTCCTATCGAATTTACAGGTATTCGAGAAGGGGAGAAGCTGTTTGAGGAGTTGCTTACGAACGAAGAAAACATTACAGCTACCCAGCATAACCGGATTTTTATCGGAAAGCCAATCAGCATTGATCGGTCGGAGCTTGATCTCGAATTGAAACGTCTGGAAAAAGTAATTGGCGAAACGCCAATGCTCGTAAAAGAAGTGATTCAGAAGGTGGTTCCATTTCATAAACAGCAAATATCCAAAACAGGCTAA
- the galU gene encoding UTP--glucose-1-phosphate uridylyltransferase GalU, with amino-acid sequence MKVRKAIIPAAGLGTRFLPATKAMPKEMLPIVDKPTIQYIVEEAVESGIEDIIIVTGKGKRAIEDHFDNSFELEQNLLEKGKLDLLNEVQKPSKMVDIHYIRQKEARGLGHAVWCARKFIGNEPFAVLLGDDIVRGEKPCLRQMIEQYERYQSSIIGVQPVPEQEVSRYGIVDGREIHDRLYSVNHLVEKPKQSEAPSHIAIMGRYILSPRIFDILDNQQPGAGGEIQLTDAIAQLNQSEAVYAYNFAGTRYDVGEKLGFIQTQLEFALQREELREDLLRYMEGLLANRLLNNK; translated from the coding sequence ATGAAAGTTCGTAAAGCGATTATTCCGGCTGCCGGCCTTGGAACACGTTTCCTGCCAGCTACGAAAGCGATGCCTAAAGAAATGCTGCCAATTGTTGATAAGCCTACGATTCAATACATCGTAGAAGAAGCGGTTGAATCCGGGATCGAGGATATTATTATCGTGACAGGCAAGGGGAAACGAGCGATAGAGGATCATTTCGATAACTCTTTTGAGCTGGAGCAGAATCTGCTTGAGAAAGGAAAACTTGATCTTCTGAACGAGGTTCAGAAGCCGTCCAAGATGGTGGATATCCACTATATACGCCAAAAAGAAGCGCGTGGCCTTGGACATGCTGTCTGGTGCGCCCGCAAGTTTATTGGCAACGAACCGTTCGCCGTTTTGCTTGGCGATGACATTGTAAGAGGCGAAAAGCCTTGTCTGCGGCAAATGATTGAACAATACGAGCGTTATCAATCCTCGATTATCGGTGTTCAGCCAGTTCCTGAACAGGAAGTATCCCGTTACGGCATTGTAGACGGACGAGAAATTCATGACCGCCTTTATTCGGTCAATCATTTGGTCGAAAAACCTAAGCAAAGTGAAGCGCCGTCCCATATTGCTATCATGGGCCGATACATTCTAAGCCCCCGGATATTCGATATCCTGGATAACCAGCAGCCAGGCGCCGGCGGAGAAATTCAGTTAACCGATGCGATAGCTCAACTGAACCAGTCCGAAGCCGTATACGCCTATAATTTCGCAGGTACTCGCTATGATGTAGGAGAAAAGCTGGGCTTTATTCAGACACAGCTTGAATTTGCGCTTCAGCGCGAGGAACTGCGGGAAGATTTGTTAAGGTATATGGAAGGGCTGCTGGCGAACCGATTACTCAACAATAAATAG
- a CDS encoding sugar transferase codes for MNYLMFKRLSDFILSFIGLVILSPVFLLLVVLIKLDSKGPVLFRQKRIGKDKREFHILKFRTMRTDTPKDTPTHLLSSPDVYITKVGKVLRKTSLDELPQLWNIFVGQMSIIGPRPALWNQYDLIAERDKYRANDILPGLTGWAQINGRDELPIDIKAKLDGEYVEKLGIVMDARCFFKTIGSVLKSDGVVEGGNKQ; via the coding sequence ATGAATTATTTGATGTTCAAGCGGTTATCCGATTTCATATTGTCTTTCATTGGGCTGGTGATACTATCGCCAGTTTTTTTATTACTCGTAGTACTCATCAAGCTGGATTCTAAAGGTCCAGTTCTATTCAGGCAAAAAAGGATCGGAAAAGACAAACGGGAGTTCCATATTTTAAAATTCCGAACGATGAGGACGGATACGCCCAAAGACACTCCAACTCATCTGCTGTCTAGCCCGGATGTTTACATCACGAAGGTAGGAAAAGTTTTGAGAAAGACTTCGCTTGATGAGCTGCCGCAGCTTTGGAATATATTTGTCGGGCAAATGTCCATTATCGGTCCGCGTCCAGCGCTGTGGAATCAATATGACCTTATTGCTGAACGTGATAAATACAGGGCCAATGACATCCTGCCTGGTCTCACAGGCTGGGCACAAATCAATGGTCGTGATGAGCTTCCAATTGATATTAAAGCAAAGCTTGATGGTGAATATGTTGAGAAGCTTGGCATTGTAATGGATGCAAGGTGCTTTTTTAAGACGATTGGTAGTGTTCTGAAGAGTGACGGGGTTGTTGAGGGTGGCAATAAGCAGTAA
- a CDS encoding NAD-dependent epimerase/dehydratase family protein: MADQIKKKKILITAQNSYIGNSFADWVKNDDNYSIHFITCRNDEWKNAAFAEFDVILHVAGIAHIKETKHNSALYYKINRDITVELANKAKAEGVKQFVFLSSMSVYGIDSGVIDRDTPVNPKSSYGKSKLQAESFIKKIESKNFKTAILRPPMVYGINCKGNYSRLANLAQNIPLFPCIKNKRSMIYIDHLSEFIKQIIQSEGSGVFYPQNSEYVCTSELAALVCKFKNKKLFQTRIFNPLILILTKKINAINKLFGNLMYSTSLSNIGFKYNLFTFEETVEQIERKK, translated from the coding sequence ATGGCTGATCAGATAAAGAAAAAGAAAATCCTTATTACAGCACAGAATAGTTATATAGGTAATTCCTTTGCTGATTGGGTGAAGAATGACGATAACTATTCGATTCATTTTATAACTTGCCGCAATGATGAATGGAAGAACGCTGCATTTGCAGAGTTTGACGTTATCCTGCATGTGGCAGGGATTGCCCACATAAAAGAAACAAAACACAACTCGGCGCTCTATTATAAGATCAACCGGGATATAACGGTAGAGTTGGCCAACAAGGCTAAAGCCGAGGGCGTTAAGCAGTTTGTTTTCCTCAGCTCGATGAGTGTATATGGAATTGATTCAGGAGTGATTGACAGAGATACGCCGGTTAATCCCAAAAGTAGCTATGGTAAATCTAAGTTACAAGCAGAGAGTTTTATAAAGAAGATTGAATCCAAAAACTTCAAAACTGCTATTCTGAGACCGCCAATGGTATATGGAATAAATTGCAAAGGTAATTATTCGAGACTAGCTAATTTGGCCCAAAATATACCTCTTTTTCCCTGTATCAAAAATAAAAGAAGTATGATTTATATCGATCATTTATCGGAATTTATTAAGCAAATAATTCAAAGTGAAGGTTCAGGAGTTTTCTATCCACAGAATTCAGAGTACGTATGTACATCGGAGCTTGCTGCATTAGTTTGTAAGTTTAAAAATAAAAAGTTATTTCAAACTAGAATTTTCAATCCGTTGATACTCATATTAACCAAAAAAATAAATGCAATAAATAAATTATTTGGGAATTTAATGTATAGTACTTCGCTTTCTAACATTGGTTTTAAATACAATTTATTTACATTTGAAGAAACCGTTGAACAAATAGAAAGGAAAAAATGA
- a CDS encoding glycosyltransferase family 2 protein, translating into MINYEDGIEELVSIIMPTYNCSKYIRDTIQSVLNQTYSNWELIIVDDCSTDDTSIIVKDYQKNDSRILYHKMQKNSGAAVARNKAIDLAKGSYIAFLDSDDLWFPDKLDKQIYFMKSNGYSFTCTSYTKINERGEPLNKIIKAPIRSNFQGILKQNPGNLTVIYSAKELGKTLIPDIRKRNDYVMWLQVVKKAGYIYGLETPLASHRIRPGALSINKYKLVKYHWIVYRRVESLSLIRSIYLIVYWILKSVKK; encoded by the coding sequence ATGATTAATTATGAAGACGGAATAGAAGAATTGGTCTCTATTATTATGCCAACGTACAATTGTAGTAAATATATTCGAGATACGATTCAGTCTGTACTCAATCAAACCTACAGTAACTGGGAACTTATTATAGTGGATGATTGTTCTACAGACGATACTAGTATAATAGTTAAGGATTATCAAAAAAATGATAGCCGAATTTTATATCACAAAATGCAAAAAAACTCCGGGGCTGCTGTGGCAAGAAATAAAGCAATTGACCTTGCTAAAGGAAGTTACATAGCTTTCTTAGACAGCGATGACTTATGGTTTCCGGATAAACTCGATAAACAAATATATTTTATGAAGAGTAACGGTTATTCATTTACTTGTACGAGTTACACAAAAATAAATGAACGAGGAGAGCCTTTAAATAAAATTATTAAAGCACCAATTAGAAGCAACTTCCAAGGTATTCTTAAACAAAATCCAGGAAATCTTACAGTTATATATAGTGCCAAAGAACTTGGAAAAACGCTAATCCCGGACATAAGAAAAAGAAATGATTATGTCATGTGGTTACAAGTGGTGAAAAAAGCGGGTTATATATATGGATTAGAGACTCCACTTGCAAGCCATAGAATAAGGCCGGGGGCATTGTCTATAAATAAATACAAATTGGTAAAGTACCATTGGATAGTATATAGAAGAGTTGAATCTTTATCATTAATTAGATCTATTTACTTAATAGTATACTGGATTCTGAAATCGGTAAAAAAGTGA
- a CDS encoding glycosyltransferase, with protein sequence MNILYISNLMGNKWTGPHKSVPNQIKAQEKYDNVMWFNLQQLPLSTWNVDVNFTNVTEIKKINIKYLPSPFNSPDLVIFQGVYYISYCKIAADLKRKNIPYIVIPRSSLTIAAQRSKKIKKRIGNLILFKNFIKNAAAIQFLTLDEMNNSVVWNKNSFVIPNGIDNKENVKVWSGNDGLRGVFIGRLDIYQKGLDLFLDACNLLQDKMREAQITIDIYGPDRSGSKKIIEELIEKSNISDLINLKDPIFDQNKETVLLNSDFFILTSRFEGHSMGLIEALSYGIPCLVTRGSNMGDEILKWNAGWSSETSLEGIIGSMMELIDQKDTLSERGNNAIKLSFNYDWKSLAYESRKVYRKYI encoded by the coding sequence TTGAATATTTTATACATATCCAATTTAATGGGAAATAAGTGGACCGGTCCGCATAAAAGTGTTCCTAATCAAATAAAAGCACAGGAAAAATATGATAATGTAATGTGGTTTAATCTTCAACAATTACCACTTAGTACTTGGAATGTTGATGTGAACTTCACAAATGTTACAGAGATTAAAAAAATAAACATTAAGTACCTACCATCACCGTTTAATAGTCCTGATTTAGTAATTTTTCAAGGGGTATATTATATCTCGTATTGTAAAATTGCTGCTGATTTAAAAAGAAAAAATATCCCGTATATAGTCATTCCAAGAAGCTCTCTTACAATCGCTGCACAAAGATCAAAAAAAATCAAAAAAAGAATTGGTAATTTAATTTTGTTCAAAAACTTCATAAAAAATGCTGCGGCTATTCAATTTTTGACGCTTGATGAAATGAATAACTCTGTGGTATGGAATAAAAACTCTTTTGTTATTCCTAACGGGATTGATAATAAAGAAAATGTAAAAGTATGGTCTGGAAATGATGGATTAAGAGGTGTTTTTATTGGTCGTTTGGATATTTATCAGAAAGGCTTAGATTTATTTTTAGATGCGTGTAATTTATTACAGGATAAAATGAGAGAAGCTCAAATTACTATTGATATTTATGGCCCTGATCGTTCTGGGTCGAAAAAAATAATTGAAGAATTAATAGAAAAAAGCAACATATCGGACTTGATTAATCTTAAAGACCCTATTTTTGATCAAAATAAAGAAACAGTGCTTTTAAATAGTGATTTTTTCATTTTAACATCACGTTTTGAAGGTCACTCCATGGGATTAATTGAAGCACTATCATATGGAATTCCGTGTCTTGTAACTCGTGGATCTAATATGGGAGATGAAATTTTGAAATGGAATGCTGGTTGGTCAAGTGAAACATCATTGGAAGGAATTATTGGAAGTATGATGGAGTTAATTGATCAAAAAGATACTCTCTCTGAACGTGGAAATAATGCGATAAAATTATCATTTAACTATGATTGGAAATCATTAGCTTATGAATCAAGAAAAGTATACAGGAAATATATATAG
- a CDS encoding O-antigen ligase family protein, with translation MIKAAIDSFKHRPLFGYGIGNFSVISEFDMYAHNNYVELLADLGSVGFLIYYAMYFYLFFKLSKGVFLKENDLVFPFIIVVLIMISETGLVSYNVGYIQILLVLSYSWLKIHNKLKIDGEKVL, from the coding sequence ATGATTAAGGCGGCAATTGACAGTTTTAAACATAGACCATTATTCGGTTATGGTATTGGAAATTTTTCAGTAATTAGTGAGTTTGATATGTATGCTCATAATAACTACGTCGAATTGCTTGCAGATCTAGGAAGCGTAGGGTTTTTAATTTATTATGCAATGTATTTTTATTTATTTTTCAAGTTATCTAAAGGGGTTTTTCTTAAGGAAAATGATTTAGTATTTCCATTTATAATTGTGGTGTTAATAATGATTTCTGAAACAGGATTGGTAAGTTACAACGTAGGATATATTCAAATATTATTAGTGCTCAGTTATTCGTGGTTAAAAATTCATAATAAACTAAAAATAGATGGAGAAAAAGTGCTATGA